The following DNA comes from Nocardioides sp. JQ2195.
CGGGGCGCGGATCGATGCGGGCTCGCCGGGCGGATCCGTGTCACGGCCGGCCCCCGGCGGCGGGTGGACCCGGCCCACGGATCCATGCCGACCGGCATCGCCCCGGATCAGCGTGACCCCGGACCGTCGTCACCCCGGACCGCATCCGTGCGGAAGGCCGCTGCGAGGTCAGGGTCGGCTCGCCAGTCGCCACCGCGACCTGCGTGCCGCATCCAGCTCAGCGCCGCGTCGAGGTGCGCCGGCACTGGATCGGGTTGCCTCACGGGTGCAGGGCAGATGTCGAGCGCCGACAGGGTGCGGAGGAACAACTCCTCGGCGTCAGCGGGTGACAGCGGTCTGACAGGGGCGGCCATCTGGGACTGCAGGCCTTCACTGAGTGCCAGGAGGCCCGTGAGCATCCGCGGCTGGATCCGTCCTTCTGTGAGCGCGTGCAGATATTGCCGCAGCACCGCGTGGTGATCGTTCAGGCACCGTTCGAGGTCGGGATCGCTGCGCCAAAGCTCGAGCCAGCCGAGCCAGACTCGCGCGTGCACGGTCGCGTCGGTGCACCACGACCGGTCGCT
Coding sequences within:
- a CDS encoding TetR/AcrR family transcriptional regulator produces the protein MPRLIDSINRTDTLTLAINHVIATDGVPGLTLRRISQVSGVRAPTVVNHFGSRARLLHVAAVRNAKDRLDEFVVGQPYRGLRALLPKPSDRSWCTDATVHARVWLGWLELWRSDPDLERCLNDHHAVLRQYLHALTEGRIQPRMLTGLLALSEGLQSQMAAPVRPLSPADAEELFLRTLSALDICPAPVRQPDPVPAHLDAALSWMRHAGRGGDWRADPDLAAAFRTDAVRGDDGPGSR